From the genome of Phreatobacter cathodiphilus, one region includes:
- the phaC gene encoding class I poly(R)-hydroxyalkanoic acid synthase: MAKRDSGKPKSPQAAPKAPSPRDKAAPAAPAARADSAPRTAAAAVAPKAKSAVARVAARPDRSKAGTSAANAPVAKTPAAKTPAAKTPAAKTPAAKTPAAKTPAAKTPAKTAAAKTPAKTAPAKTPAKAAAAKTPAKTPAKTAPAATREPATRPGPAKPASAKPASVKPAPAKTAPVEATSPKTAPAVKAPAAPAAAAPLADRPAPAAAPRKPLSLVTGGKSAEPAAAPPPAVAPQPAAEAAGDDPFRFQALDVERLSSNIARMVELGGKALAAYLKPRETGAHPSDSPDGVADVAKTLGHVAEFWLKDPQRAMVAQSEVATRYMDLWAQSLKAMAGEPAEPVVRPDPRDVRFKDPQWEKNPFFDFLKQFYLVTTGLAEKFVTEAELDEHLKHKASFYARQIANALSPSNFVVTNPELLRETISSNAENLVRGMKMFAEDVERGGGDLRIRQSDDSQFAVGRNLAMTPGKVVFENDLIQLIQYEPTTKTVGKVPLVIVPPWINKFYILDLTQEKSFIKWAVDQGLTVFVVSWVNPDQRHANKSFDDYMLEGPLAAFRVAGEITGEEKVHAIGYCVGGTLLAVTLAYMAARGMDTVQTATFFTTQVDFTHAGDLKVFVDEEQIQSLEKRMAQTGYLEGKQMANAFNMLRSNDLIWSYFVNNYMKGKQPMPFDLLYWNADSPRMPAANHSFYLRHCYLQNDLSQGRMEVAGEKLDLKKVKVPVYNLAAREDHIAPAHSVFLGSQSFGGPVEYVMAGSGHIAGVVNPPAKKKYQHWTGGKPEGSFDDWVARAEEHPGSWWPHWREWVRAHDGKEVEARRIGSNAYPPIEDAPGRYVKVKD; the protein is encoded by the coding sequence ATGGCGAAACGCGATTCCGGCAAGCCGAAGTCGCCGCAGGCCGCGCCCAAGGCACCCTCGCCGCGCGATAAGGCCGCTCCGGCGGCTCCGGCCGCACGGGCGGATTCGGCTCCGCGCACGGCGGCGGCGGCTGTCGCGCCCAAGGCGAAGTCGGCGGTGGCCAGGGTCGCCGCCCGGCCGGATCGGTCGAAAGCCGGCACATCCGCGGCCAATGCGCCTGTCGCAAAAACGCCTGCCGCCAAGACCCCTGCCGCCAAGACCCCTGCCGCCAAGACCCCTGCCGCCAAGACCCCTGCCGCCAAGACCCCTGCCGCCAAGACCCCTGCCAAGACGGCTGCCGCCAAGACCCCTGCCAAGACGGCTCCCGCCAAGACTCCTGCCAAGGCGGCTGCCGCAAAGACTCCCGCCAAAACCCCTGCCAAGACGGCTCCCGCCGCGACGAGGGAGCCGGCGACCCGTCCCGGGCCCGCCAAGCCCGCTTCCGCCAAGCCTGCTTCCGTCAAGCCCGCTCCCGCCAAGACGGCGCCCGTCGAGGCGACGTCACCGAAGACGGCTCCCGCGGTGAAGGCACCCGCCGCTCCCGCCGCGGCGGCACCCTTGGCCGACAGACCGGCCCCGGCCGCCGCCCCCCGCAAGCCGCTCTCGCTCGTCACCGGCGGCAAGTCCGCCGAGCCGGCGGCCGCTCCGCCACCCGCCGTGGCGCCCCAACCTGCGGCCGAGGCGGCGGGTGACGATCCCTTCCGCTTCCAGGCCCTGGACGTCGAGCGCCTGTCGTCCAACATCGCCCGCATGGTCGAACTCGGCGGCAAGGCGCTCGCCGCCTATCTGAAGCCGCGCGAGACCGGCGCCCACCCCTCCGATTCGCCGGACGGCGTCGCCGATGTCGCCAAGACCCTCGGCCATGTCGCCGAGTTCTGGCTGAAAGACCCGCAGCGGGCCATGGTGGCGCAGTCCGAGGTCGCCACGCGCTATATGGACCTGTGGGCCCAGTCGCTGAAGGCGATGGCGGGCGAACCGGCGGAACCGGTGGTCCGGCCCGACCCGCGCGACGTCAGGTTCAAGGACCCGCAATGGGAGAAGAACCCCTTCTTCGATTTCCTGAAGCAGTTCTACCTGGTGACCACCGGGCTCGCCGAGAAATTCGTCACGGAGGCCGAGCTCGACGAGCACCTGAAGCACAAGGCCTCGTTCTACGCCAGGCAGATCGCCAACGCCCTCTCGCCCTCAAACTTCGTCGTCACCAATCCGGAACTGCTGCGCGAGACGATCTCCTCCAATGCCGAGAACCTCGTGCGCGGCATGAAGATGTTCGCCGAGGACGTGGAGCGCGGCGGCGGCGACCTGCGCATCCGCCAGTCCGACGACAGCCAGTTCGCGGTCGGGCGCAACCTCGCCATGACACCCGGCAAGGTGGTCTTCGAGAACGACCTGATTCAGCTCATCCAGTACGAGCCCACCACCAAGACGGTCGGCAAGGTGCCGCTGGTCATCGTCCCGCCCTGGATCAACAAGTTCTACATCCTCGATCTCACCCAGGAGAAGAGCTTCATCAAATGGGCGGTGGACCAGGGCCTGACGGTCTTCGTCGTCTCCTGGGTCAATCCAGACCAGCGCCACGCCAACAAGAGCTTCGACGACTACATGCTGGAGGGGCCGCTGGCCGCCTTCCGCGTCGCCGGCGAGATCACCGGCGAGGAGAAGGTCCACGCCATCGGCTACTGCGTCGGCGGCACGCTGCTGGCGGTGACCCTCGCCTACATGGCGGCCAGGGGCATGGACACGGTGCAGACCGCCACCTTCTTCACCACCCAGGTGGACTTCACCCACGCCGGCGACCTCAAGGTCTTCGTCGACGAGGAGCAGATCCAGAGCCTCGAGAAGCGCATGGCGCAGACCGGCTATCTCGAGGGCAAGCAGATGGCCAACGCCTTCAACATGCTGCGCTCGAACGACCTGATCTGGAGCTATTTCGTCAACAATTACATGAAGGGCAAGCAGCCCATGCCCTTCGACCTGCTCTACTGGAACGCCGATTCCCCCCGCATGCCGGCGGCGAACCATTCCTTCTACCTGCGCCACTGCTATCTGCAGAACGACCTCAGCCAGGGCCGCATGGAGGTCGCCGGGGAAAAGCTGGACCTGAAGAAGGTGAAGGTGCCCGTCTACAACCTCGCCGCGCGTGAGGACCACATCGCCCCGGCACACTCGGTCTTCCTCGGCTCGCAGAGCTTCGGCGGCCCGGTGGAATATGTCATGGCGGGATCGGGGCACATCGCCGGCGTCGTCAACCCGCCGGCGAAGAAGAAGTACCAGCACTGGACCGGCGGCAAGCCCGAGGGCAGCTTCGACGACTGGGTCGCCCGCGCCGAGGAGCATCCCGGCTCCTGGTGGCCGCATTGGCGCGAATGGGTCCGCGCCCATGACGGCAAGGAGGTCGAGGCGCGCCGCATCGGCTCCAACGCCTATCCGCCCATCGAGGACGCCCCCGGGCGCTACGTGAAAGTGAAGGACTGA
- a CDS encoding acyl-CoA thioesterase has protein sequence MNERPALEAYPFLTVHPVRYGDLDPNNHVNNAVIGTYLEIGRTEFFDREGIRLTAEGRGISLVHMEVEFHREILYPGFVQIVSGIRRVGSSSLTFDQAVFVDGVRHISASTTTAQVDKATKRSTPWNDVQRAKFERLMMR, from the coding sequence TTGAATGAGCGCCCGGCGCTCGAAGCCTACCCGTTCCTGACCGTGCATCCCGTCCGCTACGGCGATCTCGACCCGAACAACCACGTCAACAACGCGGTGATCGGAACCTATCTGGAGATCGGCCGCACCGAATTCTTCGACCGCGAGGGCATCCGCCTCACCGCGGAGGGCCGCGGCATCTCGCTGGTCCACATGGAGGTCGAGTTCCACCGGGAGATTCTCTATCCCGGCTTCGTGCAGATCGTCTCCGGCATCCGGCGCGTCGGCTCCTCCTCGCTCACCTTCGACCAGGCCGTCTTCGTCGACGGGGTGCGGCACATCTCGGCCTCGACGACCACGGCCCAGGTCGACAAGGCGACCAAGCGCTCGACGCCGTGGAACGACGTCCAGCGCGCCAAGTTTGAGCGGCTGATGATGCGGTGA
- the argC gene encoding N-acetyl-gamma-glutamyl-phosphate reductase — MATKAKIAILGASGYTGADAVRLAARHPHVEITALTANTHAGKAMADVFPHFFMLDLPKLVAWESVDWSGLDTVFCGLPHGTTQEITAAVLAANPKIKILDMSADFRLRDGATYAEWYGHEHQAPELQKEAVYGLTEFYRKEITAARLVACPGCYPTATLLALVPIAKAGLIHAEDIIVDAKSGVTGAGRGLKQNTLFSEAGEGLSPYSIGKHRHAPEIEQEIGVAVGGKVTINFTPHLIPMARGELCTSYVRLKGATADDLRKALADAYRDEPFVHVAPKGVVPQTQNVRGSNYVQIGVFEDRIPGRAIVISTLDNLVKGSAGQAIQNMNLVLGYPETTGLEQIALFP, encoded by the coding sequence ATGGCGACCAAGGCCAAAATCGCGATCCTCGGAGCCTCCGGCTACACCGGCGCCGACGCCGTGCGCCTCGCCGCCCGCCATCCGCATGTCGAGATCACCGCGCTGACGGCGAACACCCATGCCGGCAAGGCCATGGCGGATGTGTTCCCGCACTTCTTCATGCTCGACCTGCCGAAGCTCGTCGCCTGGGAGAGCGTCGACTGGAGCGGTCTCGACACGGTGTTCTGCGGCCTGCCGCACGGCACGACGCAGGAGATCACGGCCGCCGTGCTCGCCGCCAACCCGAAGATCAAGATCCTCGACATGTCCGCCGACTTCCGGCTGCGCGACGGGGCGACCTATGCGGAGTGGTACGGCCACGAGCACCAGGCGCCGGAGCTGCAGAAGGAGGCGGTCTATGGGCTCACGGAGTTCTACCGGAAGGAGATCACCGCCGCCCGCCTCGTCGCCTGCCCGGGCTGCTACCCGACCGCGACCCTGCTCGCGCTGGTGCCGATCGCCAAGGCCGGCCTCATCCACGCCGAGGACATCATCGTCGACGCCAAGTCGGGTGTGACCGGCGCCGGCCGGGGCCTCAAGCAGAACACGCTGTTCTCGGAAGCCGGCGAGGGGCTTTCGCCCTATTCGATCGGCAAGCACCGCCACGCGCCTGAGATCGAGCAGGAGATCGGCGTCGCGGTGGGTGGAAAGGTGACCATCAACTTCACGCCGCACCTCATCCCCATGGCGCGCGGCGAGCTCTGCACGTCCTATGTCCGGCTGAAGGGGGCCACCGCCGACGACCTGCGCAAAGCGCTCGCCGACGCCTACCGGGACGAGCCCTTCGTCCATGTGGCGCCGAAGGGCGTGGTGCCGCAGACGCAGAACGTGCGCGGCTCCAACTACGTGCAGATCGGCGTGTTCGAGGACCGGATTCCCGGCCGGGCCATCGTCATCTCGACCCTCGACAACCTGGTGAAGGGGTCGGCGGGCCAGGCGATCCAGAACATGAACCTCGTCCTCGGCTATCCCGAGACGACGGGTCTGGAGCAGATCGCGCTGTTCCCGTAA
- a CDS encoding cob(I)yrinic acid a,c-diamide adenosyltransferase, whose product MVKLNKIYTKTGDDGTTGLAAGPRRLKSDLRVEAYGCIDEANSAIGIARLATADHPVVDAMLMRIQNDLFDLGADLATPDLGEDLGYEPLRIVEAQVKRIEREIDQLNAELDPLKSFILPGGSPASAHLHLARTIARRAERIMVDLVRRPGEAVSRPALEYVNRLSDFLFVAARYLNDKGRADVLWVPGKNR is encoded by the coding sequence ATGGTCAAGCTCAACAAGATCTACACGAAGACCGGCGACGACGGCACGACGGGGCTGGCGGCGGGGCCGCGTCGGCTGAAGTCGGACCTGCGCGTCGAGGCCTATGGCTGCATCGACGAGGCGAATTCCGCCATCGGCATCGCCCGGCTCGCCACCGCCGATCATCCCGTGGTCGACGCGATGCTGATGCGCATCCAGAACGACCTCTTCGATCTCGGCGCCGACCTGGCGACGCCTGACCTCGGCGAGGATCTCGGCTACGAGCCGCTCAGGATCGTGGAAGCCCAGGTGAAACGCATCGAGCGGGAGATCGACCAGCTCAATGCCGAGCTCGATCCCCTGAAGAGCTTCATCCTGCCCGGCGGAAGCCCCGCTTCGGCGCATCTGCACCTGGCGCGGACCATCGCCCGGCGCGCCGAGCGGATCATGGTCGACCTCGTGCGCCGTCCCGGCGAGGCGGTGTCGCGTCCCGCGCTCGAATATGTGAACCGGCTGTCGGACTTCCTCTTCGTCGCCGCCCGCTACCTCAACGACAAGGGCCGGGCGGACGTGCTCTGGGTGCCGGGCAAGAACCGGTAG
- a CDS encoding twin transmembrane helix small protein, whose product MSFSFFVPIAVAAVAIVLVMGLVNMMRGGDPNTSQKLMRWRVGLQFVAIVIIVIAIYYKANGG is encoded by the coding sequence ATGTCCTTTAGCTTCTTCGTGCCCATCGCCGTCGCGGCGGTCGCCATCGTCCTGGTCATGGGCCTCGTCAACATGATGCGCGGCGGCGATCCCAACACGTCGCAGAAGCTCATGCGCTGGCGCGTGGGTCTGCAGTTCGTCGCCATCGTCATCATCGTCATCGCCATCTACTACAAGGCGAACGGCGGCTGA
- a CDS encoding TspO/MBR family protein, which translates to MDNRISTGGIVAVYGAFFLVCILIAITGGIANSYGLASWYPALTKPWFNPPNWVFGPVWTVLYGMIAVAGARYVLSPAREKEPTLALYTAQLALNAAWSWVFFYGQAMGAAIAVIVALWFAIAGTIAFGWNKDRLASLLLIPYLAWVSYATLLNVAIWRLNG; encoded by the coding sequence GTGGACAATCGAATTTCGACCGGCGGCATTGTCGCGGTCTACGGGGCGTTCTTCCTCGTCTGCATCCTCATCGCGATCACCGGCGGGATCGCCAATTCCTACGGCCTCGCGAGCTGGTATCCCGCCCTGACCAAGCCCTGGTTCAACCCGCCGAACTGGGTGTTCGGGCCGGTCTGGACCGTGCTCTACGGCATGATCGCGGTGGCAGGCGCCCGCTACGTCCTCTCGCCGGCACGCGAGAAGGAACCGACGCTCGCCCTCTACACCGCGCAGCTCGCGCTCAACGCCGCATGGTCCTGGGTCTTCTTCTACGGCCAGGCCATGGGAGCCGCGATCGCGGTGATCGTCGCGCTGTGGTTCGCCATCGCCGGGACCATCGCCTTCGGCTGGAACAAGGACCGTCTGGCCTCGCTCCTGCTCATTCCCTATCTTGCATGGGTCAGCTACGCCACCCTGCTGAACGTCGCCATCTGGCGGCTCAACGGCTGA
- the parE gene encoding DNA topoisomerase IV subunit B: MDNSSDLFGGPKEPAAKAPPGARPRPEPAKAARPGTPGEQGYSASDIEVLEGLEPVRRRPGMYIGGTDEKALHHLFAEVIDNAMDEAVAGHATWIEVELSADGSLSVTDNGRGIPVDPHPKFPGKSALEVIMCTLHAGGKFDSKVYETSGGLHGVGVSVVNALSVALDVEVARGQMLYRQRFSRGIPQTGLEELGRVHNRRGTKVRFVPDPEIFKETSTFKPARLFKMARSKAYLFGGVEIRWSCDPELVKGTDTPEKAVLRFPGGLKDYLAATLEGATRVHPDIFGGKLDKQGHGSVEWAIGWVGDQDGFVSSYCNTIPTPDGGTHEQGLRIALLRGLKDHAERTGNKRAAQATADDVLAGCCVMLSVFIREPEFQGQTKDKLATGEASRIVENAIRDPFDHWLAGNPNQANKLLEWVIERAEERLRRRAEKDVSRKTAVRKLRLPGKLADCSNTSAAGSEIFIVEGDSAGGSAKQARDRQTQAILPLRGKILNVASAGRDKLAQNQQLSDLIQALGCGTGSHYRDDDLRYERVIIMTDADVDGAHIASLLITFFYRQMPRLIDNGHLYLAVPPLYRLTQGGKTLYARDDGHKDELLRTAFKGNQKVEIGRFKGLGEMMPQQLKETTMDKKVRTLLRVGIVPEERPETADSVERLMGVKAEPRFAFIQERAEFAEELDI; encoded by the coding sequence ATGGACAATTCCAGCGACCTGTTCGGAGGACCGAAGGAACCGGCCGCCAAGGCGCCTCCCGGCGCCCGCCCCCGGCCAGAGCCGGCCAAGGCCGCCCGCCCCGGCACGCCGGGCGAACAGGGCTATTCTGCGTCCGACATCGAGGTGCTCGAAGGCCTTGAGCCGGTGCGCCGCCGCCCCGGCATGTATATCGGCGGCACCGACGAAAAGGCGCTGCACCACCTCTTCGCCGAGGTCATCGACAACGCCATGGACGAGGCGGTGGCCGGCCACGCCACCTGGATCGAGGTGGAGCTCTCCGCCGACGGCTCCCTCTCGGTGACCGACAACGGCCGCGGCATTCCCGTCGACCCGCATCCGAAATTCCCCGGCAAGTCGGCCCTCGAAGTCATCATGTGCACCCTGCACGCCGGCGGTAAGTTCGATTCCAAGGTCTACGAGACCTCGGGCGGCCTGCACGGTGTCGGCGTCTCCGTCGTCAACGCCCTCTCCGTCGCCCTCGACGTGGAGGTGGCGCGCGGCCAGATGCTCTACCGCCAGCGCTTCTCCCGCGGCATCCCGCAGACCGGGCTCGAGGAGCTCGGCCGCGTCCACAACCGCCGCGGCACCAAGGTGCGCTTCGTCCCCGATCCCGAGATCTTCAAGGAAACCAGCACCTTCAAGCCAGCTCGCCTGTTCAAGATGGCGCGCTCCAAGGCCTATCTCTTCGGCGGCGTCGAGATCCGCTGGTCCTGCGATCCGGAACTGGTCAAGGGCACCGACACGCCCGAGAAGGCCGTGCTGCGGTTTCCCGGCGGCCTCAAGGACTATCTCGCCGCCACCCTGGAAGGCGCCACCCGCGTCCACCCGGATATCTTCGGCGGCAAGCTCGACAAGCAGGGCCACGGCTCGGTGGAATGGGCCATCGGCTGGGTTGGTGACCAGGACGGATTCGTGTCCTCCTACTGCAACACCATTCCGACCCCCGACGGCGGCACCCACGAGCAGGGCCTTCGCATCGCCCTGCTGCGCGGCCTGAAGGACCATGCCGAGCGCACCGGCAACAAGCGGGCCGCCCAGGCGACCGCCGACGACGTACTGGCGGGCTGCTGCGTCATGCTCTCGGTCTTCATCCGCGAGCCGGAATTCCAGGGCCAGACCAAGGACAAGCTCGCCACGGGCGAAGCCTCGCGCATCGTCGAGAACGCCATCCGCGACCCCTTCGACCACTGGCTGGCCGGCAATCCGAACCAGGCGAACAAGCTGCTGGAATGGGTGATCGAGCGCGCCGAGGAGCGCCTGCGCCGCCGCGCCGAGAAGGACGTCAGCCGCAAGACCGCCGTGCGCAAGTTGCGCCTGCCCGGCAAGCTGGCGGACTGCTCCAACACCTCGGCCGCGGGCTCGGAAATCTTCATCGTCGAGGGCGATTCCGCCGGCGGCTCCGCCAAGCAGGCGCGCGACCGCCAGACCCAGGCGATCCTCCCCCTGCGCGGCAAGATCCTCAACGTCGCCTCGGCCGGCCGCGACAAGCTCGCCCAGAACCAGCAGCTCTCCGACCTCATCCAGGCTCTCGGCTGCGGCACCGGCTCGCATTACCGCGACGACGACCTGCGCTACGAGCGGGTCATCATCATGACCGATGCCGACGTCGACGGCGCCCATATCGCGAGCCTGCTCATCACCTTCTTCTACCGGCAGATGCCGCGCCTCATCGACAACGGCCATCTCTATCTCGCCGTGCCGCCGCTCTACCGCCTCACCCAGGGCGGCAAGACGCTCTATGCCCGCGACGACGGCCACAAGGACGAGCTGCTGCGCACCGCCTTCAAGGGCAACCAGAAGGTGGAGATCGGCCGTTTCAAGGGCCTCGGCGAGATGATGCCGCAGCAGCTCAAGGAGACGACGATGGACAAGAAGGTGCGCACGCTGCTGCGCGTGGGCATCGTCCCGGAGGAGCGCCCCGAGACCGCCGACAGCGTCGAGCGTCTGATGGGCGTCAAGGCCGAGCCGCGCTTCGCCTTCATTCAGGAACGCGCCGAATTCGCCGAGGAACTGGACATCTGA
- a CDS encoding alpha/beta fold hydrolase, translated as MTTPASQRPSGRPPLVLVPGLNCTADLFAPQVEALSGRYDIAIADHSQDETIAAIARRLLATAPPRFALAGLSLGGYVALEVMRQAPQRVERLALLDTRASADAPEDTELRQVAIKFAETGRFDDIHGILWPRLVHIRRLGDEALEAAVRRMADRTGPARFIRQQRAVMARPAYEAGLKAIRCPTLVLVGEDDAITPRFMSEDMAEAIGGSRLVVVPDCGHLSTLERPEAVNAALESWLAA; from the coding sequence ATGACGACTCCCGCCTCGCAGCGGCCTTCCGGCCGGCCGCCTCTCGTTCTCGTGCCCGGCCTGAACTGCACCGCCGACCTGTTCGCGCCGCAGGTCGAAGCCCTGTCCGGCCGTTACGACATTGCCATCGCCGACCATTCCCAGGACGAGACCATCGCCGCGATCGCCCGCCGACTGCTCGCCACGGCGCCGCCGCGCTTCGCTCTCGCGGGACTCTCCCTGGGCGGCTATGTGGCGCTGGAGGTCATGCGGCAGGCGCCGCAGCGGGTGGAGCGGCTCGCCCTCCTCGACACGCGGGCGAGCGCCGACGCGCCGGAGGACACCGAGCTCAGGCAGGTGGCGATCAAGTTCGCCGAAACCGGCCGCTTCGACGACATCCACGGCATTCTCTGGCCGCGCCTCGTCCATATCCGTCGGCTCGGCGACGAGGCGCTGGAGGCGGCGGTGCGGCGCATGGCCGATCGGACCGGGCCCGCACGCTTCATCCGCCAGCAACGGGCGGTGATGGCCAGGCCCGCCTACGAGGCGGGGCTCAAGGCGATCCGCTGCCCGACGCTCGTTCTGGTGGGCGAGGACGACGCCATCACCCCGCGCTTCATGTCCGAGGACATGGCGGAGGCGATTGGGGGGTCGCGGCTGGTGGTGGTGCCCGACTGCGGCCACCTGTCGACGCTGGAACGGCCCGAGGCGGTGAACGCGGCGCTGGAATCCTGGCTCGCCGCCTGA
- a CDS encoding DEAD/DEAH box helicase, whose amino-acid sequence MSFSELGLSAKVQAAVASAGYTEPTPIQAQAIPHVLARRDVLGIAQTGTGKTAAFTLPMITMLEEGRARARMPRTLILEPTRELAAQVEENFVKYGVNHKLSVALLIGGVSFGDQDAKLTRGVDVLIATPGRLLDHFERGRLLLTGVELLVIDEADRMLDMGFIPDIERICKMVPFTRQTLFFTATMPPEIQRITEQFLHNPVKVEVSRAASTATTITQRLVRSGKKDFEKRDTLRALIRGAENLKNAIIFCNRKSEVATVYKSLQKHEFSVAALHGDMDQSARMAALAGFRDGKTQLLVASDVAARGLDIPDVSHVFNYDTPHHAEDYVHRIGRTGRAGRLGTAITIVTPEDSKNLSAIEKLIGQSIEWAGDPISEEEASEARRERRGAGGGRGSRAASGRSERSSEERPARRSAEPRPAAPRTGGRPERAERPARAEAAPAPVRDRAPARASSAEEADMSHLPQFLLRPVTYRGK is encoded by the coding sequence ATGTCGTTTTCCGAACTCGGCCTCAGCGCCAAGGTTCAGGCAGCCGTGGCTTCGGCCGGCTATACCGAACCGACCCCCATCCAGGCCCAGGCCATCCCGCACGTCCTGGCCCGCCGCGACGTCCTCGGCATCGCCCAGACCGGCACCGGCAAGACAGCCGCCTTCACCCTGCCGATGATCACCATGCTGGAAGAGGGCCGCGCCCGCGCCCGCATGCCGCGCACGCTGATCCTCGAGCCGACGCGCGAACTCGCCGCCCAGGTCGAGGAGAACTTCGTCAAATACGGCGTCAACCACAAGCTCAGCGTCGCCCTGCTCATCGGCGGCGTCTCCTTCGGTGACCAGGACGCCAAGCTCACCCGCGGTGTCGACGTCCTCATCGCCACGCCGGGCCGCCTGCTCGACCATTTCGAGCGCGGCCGCCTGCTGCTCACCGGCGTCGAGCTCCTCGTCATCGACGAGGCCGACCGCATGCTCGACATGGGCTTCATCCCGGACATCGAGCGCATCTGCAAGATGGTGCCCTTCACCCGCCAGACGCTGTTCTTCACGGCCACCATGCCGCCGGAGATCCAGCGCATCACCGAGCAGTTCCTGCACAATCCGGTGAAGGTCGAGGTCAGCCGTGCGGCCTCCACAGCCACCACCATCACCCAGCGCCTCGTGCGCTCCGGAAAGAAGGATTTCGAGAAGCGCGACACGCTGCGCGCCCTCATCCGCGGTGCCGAGAACCTGAAGAACGCGATCATCTTCTGCAATCGCAAGAGCGAGGTCGCCACCGTCTACAAGTCCCTGCAGAAGCACGAGTTCTCCGTCGCCGCCCTGCACGGCGACATGGACCAGAGCGCCCGCATGGCCGCCCTCGCCGGCTTCCGCGACGGCAAGACGCAGCTTCTCGTCGCCTCCGACGTCGCCGCCCGCGGCCTCGACATTCCCGACGTCAGCCACGTCTTCAACTACGACACGCCCCACCACGCCGAGGACTATGTCCACCGCATCGGCCGCACCGGTCGCGCCGGGCGCCTCGGCACCGCCATCACCATCGTGACCCCCGAGGATTCCAAGAACCTCTCGGCCATCGAGAAGCTGATCGGCCAGTCGATCGAATGGGCGGGCGACCCCATCTCGGAGGAAGAGGCGAGCGAGGCGCGCCGCGAGCGCCGCGGCGCCGGCGGCGGCCGCGGATCCCGTGCGGCCTCTGGCCGCAGCGAGCGCAGTTCCGAGGAGCGCCCGGCGCGCCGGTCGGCCGAGCCGCGCCCTGCGGCACCCCGCACCGGGGGGCGCCCCGAGCGTGCGGAACGTCCCGCCCGCGCCGAAGCGGCCCCTGCCCCGGTCCGCGACAGGGCACCCGCGCGTGCCTCCTCCGCCGAGGAGGCCGACATGTCGCACCTGCCGCAATTTCTTCTTCGGCCCGTGACCTATCGCGGAAAATGA
- a CDS encoding GGDEF domain-containing protein, translated as MHTRDDIERSYSFGELAFSQIKGRSLAAVPRNYEVWYCYASGYHAELSDAVNLVLSEKGSISQDQLDTIYENFLSQSRMGEKIDVVGNRVMDEIEHVMTMIDSAAGQASAYGNDLAGATARLASVGSPEGVRTIIETLIRSTREIEANNKALEQRLKASRSEIKLLQDNLDAVRTESLTDPLTSLGNRKYYDQSIAKAVALANKAETPLSLLVSDIDHFKKFNDTFGHLTGDQVLRLVALSVKQNVKGQDLACRYGGEEFAIILPDTTLRAAVTVAEHIRRSVMTKELIKRSTSENLGRITISLGVAAFRPGDTAASLYERADRCLYAAKRNGRNRVVCETDPEAELKVA; from the coding sequence ATGCACACCCGCGACGACATAGAGCGCAGCTACAGCTTCGGCGAGCTCGCGTTCTCCCAGATCAAGGGGCGCAGCCTCGCTGCCGTGCCCCGCAACTACGAGGTCTGGTACTGCTATGCCTCCGGTTACCACGCGGAACTGTCCGACGCCGTGAATCTCGTCCTGTCCGAAAAGGGCAGCATCTCCCAGGATCAGCTCGACACGATCTACGAGAATTTCCTCTCCCAGAGCCGGATGGGCGAGAAGATCGACGTCGTCGGCAACCGGGTCATGGACGAGATCGAGCACGTCATGACCATGATCGATTCGGCCGCCGGCCAGGCGAGCGCCTATGGCAACGACCTCGCCGGCGCGACCGCGCGGCTCGCTTCGGTCGGCTCGCCGGAGGGCGTGCGCACGATCATCGAGACGCTGATCCGCTCCACGCGCGAGATCGAGGCCAACAACAAGGCGCTGGAGCAGCGACTGAAGGCCTCCCGCAGCGAGATCAAGCTCCTGCAGGACAATCTCGACGCGGTCCGCACGGAATCCCTGACCGACCCCCTCACCTCGCTCGGCAACCGCAAATATTACGACCAGTCCATCGCCAAGGCCGTGGCGCTCGCCAATAAGGCAGAGACGCCGCTCAGCCTGCTGGTCAGCGACATCGACCATTTCAAGAAGTTCAACGACACCTTCGGCCACCTCACCGGCGACCAGGTGCTGCGCCTCGTCGCCCTTTCCGTGAAGCAGAACGTCAAGGGTCAGGATCTCGCCTGCCGCTACGGCGGCGAGGAATTCGCCATCATCCTGCCCGACACCACGCTGCGCGCGGCGGTCACCGTCGCCGAGCATATCCGCCGCTCGGTCATGACCAAGGAGCTGATCAAGCGCTCGACCAGCGAGAACCTCGGACGCATCACCATCTCGCTCGGCGTCGCCGCCTTCCGGCCCGGCGACACCGCGGCGAGCCTCTACGAGCGCGCCGACCGCTGCCTCTATGCCGCCAAGCGCAACGGCCGCAACCGCGTCGTCTGCGAGACCGATCCGGAAGCCGAACTCAAGGTCGCCTGA